A window from Cryptomeria japonica chromosome 1, Sugi_1.0, whole genome shotgun sequence encodes these proteins:
- the LOC131858236 gene encoding uncharacterized protein LOC131858236: MKITSWNVRGLSAPNKKRLVKRFLYIHNPDVLLLQETKLGGDKTGQFINSFSKWDGFFHDVIGSAGGLGVVWNPATIEVVPIASHENWMACEIKCIGTNFWFPIFNVYGLTNIEDKLKVWREIIMQETLVEKDRAIIAGGFNALLDVDEKGGLRKCSKVMERLRDFIENNKLMDIILKNGKFT; the protein is encoded by the coding sequence ATGAAAATCACATCCTGGAATGTCAGGGGTTTATCGGCCCCTAACAAGAAACGCTTGGTCAAGCGGTTTTTGTATATTCACAATCCTGATGTGTTACTTTTACAAGAGACCAAGCTTGGTGGAGATAAAACTGGGCAGTTCATTAATTCTTTCTCTAAATGGGATGGGTTTTTCCATGATGTAATAGGCTCTGCAGGTGGTCTAGGGGTAGTGTGGAATCCGGCAACTATCGAGGTGGTACCCATTGCCTCCCATGAGAATTGGATGGCATGTGAAATCAAATGCATTGGCACAAATTTTTGGTTCCCAATTTTTAATGTTTATGGCCTGACGaatattgaagacaaattgaaagtCTGGAGAGAAATTATAATGCAAGAAACTCTTGTTGAGAAGGATAGAGCTATCATAGCAGGGGGCTTCAATGCTCTGCTAGATGTGGACGAAAAAGGAGGGCTCAGAAAATGCTCAAAAGTAATGGAGCGTTTGAGAGATTTCATTGAAAATAATAAGCTTATGGATATTATCCTGAAAAATGGCAAATTTACCTAG